A genomic segment from Nocardia cyriacigeorgica GUH-2 encodes:
- the zapE gene encoding cell division protein ZapE, whose product MQERLVDRHPEVPADQLVAQMVPPPMFDEVSFASYIPDPNEPSQAAAVRKAEEFAGQVAKIHKAASKKSLFGKKKQVDGAGLYLDGGFGVGKTHLLASIFHSAPAPKSFGTFGELTNLVGALGFTNAVERLSANSVLCIDEFELDDPGDTMLVSRLLTELSASGVSIAATSNTLPGQLGEGRFAAQDFMREIKKLGAIFEAVRVDGPDYRHRDLPPAPEPTSPDELAERAAATPGSTLDDYDQLLKHLSTLHPSKYGALISGVSAVYIDNVHPVTDQAVALRIVVLADRLYDASVPVTVSGAKLDEIFSQEMLDGGYRKKYLRAISRLLALSRFEVTA is encoded by the coding sequence ATGCAAGAACGCCTCGTCGATCGCCATCCGGAGGTTCCGGCGGATCAACTCGTCGCCCAGATGGTGCCGCCACCCATGTTCGACGAGGTCAGCTTCGCCTCCTACATCCCCGACCCGAACGAACCCAGCCAGGCCGCCGCGGTGCGCAAGGCCGAGGAGTTCGCCGGACAGGTCGCCAAGATTCACAAGGCCGCCTCGAAGAAGAGCCTGTTCGGTAAGAAAAAGCAGGTCGACGGCGCCGGCCTCTACCTCGACGGCGGCTTCGGCGTCGGCAAGACCCACCTGCTCGCCTCGATCTTCCACAGCGCGCCCGCGCCCAAATCGTTCGGCACCTTCGGTGAGCTCACGAATCTGGTCGGTGCGCTCGGGTTCACCAACGCGGTCGAGCGGCTCAGCGCCAACAGCGTGCTGTGCATCGACGAATTCGAGCTCGACGATCCGGGCGACACCATGCTGGTCTCGCGGCTGCTGACCGAGCTGTCGGCCAGTGGCGTGTCGATCGCGGCGACCTCCAATACCCTGCCCGGCCAGCTCGGCGAGGGCCGCTTCGCCGCGCAGGACTTCATGCGCGAGATCAAGAAGCTGGGCGCGATCTTCGAGGCCGTGCGCGTCGACGGCCCCGACTACCGCCACCGTGACCTGCCGCCCGCCCCCGAACCCACCTCGCCGGACGAGCTCGCCGAACGCGCCGCCGCCACCCCCGGCTCCACCCTGGACGACTACGACCAGCTGCTGAAGCATCTGAGCACCCTGCATCCGTCGAAGTACGGCGCGCTGATCTCCGGCGTGAGCGCGGTCTACATCGACAACGTGCACCCGGTCACCGATCAGGCGGTCGCACTGCGGATCGTGGTGCTGGCCGACCGGCTCTACGACGCCAGCGTGCCCGTCACCGTGTCCGGCGCCAAGCTCGACGAGATCTTCTCCCAGGAGATGCTCGATGGTGGCTACCGCAAGAAGTACCTGCGCGCGATCTCGCGCCTGCTGGCCCTGTCGCGGTTCGAAGTCACGGCCTGA
- a CDS encoding pyrimidine reductase family protein, which translates to MQRIHNAIQLTGLTDEELFQLYGYPTGLDRPWVRANFVSSIDGAVSSDGVSGGLGTDADAKVFHALRELADVVLVGAGTVRTENYGPAKTDPALRRRLHELGLGGHPDGTAPPIAVVTAGAALDPAGRLFPESLAVAPLIITTAAAPAIRKQQLADAGAEVIEAGDVAVSPQAMLAALAERGLLRVLCEGGPRLFGDLLGADRVDELCLTTAPVLIGGTAPRISLSREEFRVAMRPAHILLDEDATMLIRWVRT; encoded by the coding sequence ATGCAGCGTATCCACAATGCGATCCAGCTCACAGGACTGACCGACGAGGAACTGTTCCAGCTCTACGGCTACCCCACCGGGCTCGATCGTCCGTGGGTGCGAGCCAATTTCGTGTCCAGCATCGACGGCGCGGTCAGCAGCGACGGCGTGTCGGGCGGGTTGGGCACCGACGCCGACGCGAAGGTCTTCCACGCGTTGCGCGAACTGGCCGACGTGGTGCTGGTCGGCGCCGGTACCGTGCGCACGGAGAACTACGGTCCCGCCAAGACCGATCCGGCCCTGCGGCGGCGGCTGCACGAGCTCGGGCTCGGCGGCCATCCCGACGGCACTGCCCCGCCGATCGCGGTCGTCACCGCGGGCGCCGCCTTGGACCCGGCCGGGCGCCTGTTTCCCGAATCGCTCGCCGTCGCCCCGCTGATCATCACCACCGCCGCGGCACCGGCCATCCGCAAGCAGCAGCTCGCCGACGCCGGGGCGGAGGTGATCGAGGCCGGTGACGTGGCGGTATCGCCGCAGGCCATGCTCGCCGCATTGGCCGAGCGTGGGCTGCTGCGGGTGCTGTGCGAGGGCGGGCCGCGACTGTTCGGCGATCTGCTGGGCGCCGACCGCGTCGATGAGCTGTGCTTGACCACCGCACCGGTGCTGATCGGCGGTACCGCACCGCGAATCTCGCTGTCGCGCGAGGAGTTCCGGGTGGCGATGCGCCCGGCCCATATTCTGCTGGACGAGGACGCGACGATGCTCATCCGGTGGGTGCGCACCTGA
- a CDS encoding alpha/beta hydrolase: MIAGCGAGPSDRPGVAIERPPVAGEATTSAAAAPPPQAEVPKTDLNWRECTTPTLDLLGLGPAPEGLVLECAEYSTPIDASGAILGSFRNGAIRARLPQTPADAAPVVLTSGADRSSTATLAGLAVGPANAILAQHPIVAVDRRGIGSSQPIDCLPPEIRTAMHDNAQFAPGEDQIATMAELSQDATIACRDFLQPYDGTFDAAHAADDIEQLRKQWQVEHIALLGTGNGALVAMAYARKFGDHLARLVLDSPHPVGVDAVTRGEQQVQGAEAALTAFAQRCVGLKCSLGPDPRGAVTALLGKASAGQLGDISANGLLTAITGFLGSPRADQNNRVTELADALSAADRGDLAALENQVQRATSATADDGQFVNGCTDTQQPPTAGQAAGLADDWGVKYPVFGRAAAISLLTCSAWPVLTPPAGPEKLALPVLVLAGVADPVSGAGQASVTGALGRAGARNATLTWQGYGHPVSNHSGCAQRAVVEYLKDAKLPADGTACPA; this comes from the coding sequence ATGATCGCCGGATGCGGGGCCGGACCCTCGGATCGCCCCGGCGTGGCCATCGAACGTCCGCCGGTCGCGGGCGAGGCCACCACCTCGGCCGCTGCCGCGCCGCCGCCGCAGGCCGAGGTGCCGAAGACGGATCTGAACTGGCGTGAATGCACCACGCCGACGCTCGATCTGCTCGGTCTCGGCCCCGCGCCCGAGGGCCTGGTGCTCGAATGCGCCGAGTACTCCACACCCATCGACGCCTCCGGCGCGATCCTCGGCTCCTTCCGCAACGGCGCCATCCGCGCCCGGCTACCGCAGACCCCGGCCGACGCGGCGCCGGTGGTGCTCACCTCCGGCGCCGACCGGTCCTCGACCGCGACGCTGGCCGGGCTGGCGGTCGGACCGGCCAACGCGATCCTGGCCCAGCACCCGATCGTCGCGGTCGACCGGCGCGGTATCGGCAGCTCGCAGCCGATCGACTGCCTGCCGCCGGAAATCCGCACCGCCATGCACGACAACGCCCAGTTCGCCCCCGGCGAGGACCAGATCGCCACCATGGCCGAGCTGAGCCAGGACGCCACCATCGCCTGCCGCGACTTCCTCCAGCCCTACGACGGCACTTTCGACGCCGCGCACGCCGCCGACGACATCGAGCAGCTGCGCAAGCAGTGGCAGGTCGAGCACATCGCGCTGCTCGGCACCGGCAACGGGGCCCTGGTCGCGATGGCCTACGCGCGCAAGTTCGGCGACCATCTGGCCCGGCTGGTGCTGGATTCGCCGCATCCGGTCGGCGTCGATGCGGTGACCAGGGGCGAACAGCAGGTGCAGGGGGCTGAGGCGGCACTGACGGCGTTCGCGCAGCGCTGCGTCGGCCTGAAGTGCTCGCTGGGGCCCGATCCGCGCGGCGCGGTCACCGCACTGCTCGGCAAGGCCTCCGCCGGGCAGCTCGGCGACATCTCGGCAAACGGCTTGCTCACCGCGATCACCGGTTTCCTCGGCAGCCCGCGCGCCGACCAGAACAACCGGGTGACCGAACTCGCCGACGCGCTCTCGGCCGCCGACCGCGGCGACCTCGCCGCGCTGGAGAATCAGGTCCAGCGCGCCACCTCCGCCACCGCCGACGACGGCCAGTTCGTCAACGGCTGCACCGACACCCAGCAGCCACCCACCGCGGGCCAGGCCGCCGGGCTGGCCGACGACTGGGGCGTCAAGTACCCGGTGTTCGGCCGCGCCGCGGCGATCTCCCTGCTGACCTGCTCGGCATGGCCGGTACTGACCCCGCCGGCGGGCCCGGAGAAGCTCGCGCTTCCGGTGCTGGTACTGGCCGGGGTGGCCGATCCGGTCAGCGGCGCCGGCCAGGCCTCGGTCACCGGTGCGCTCGGGCGCGCGGGCGCCCGCAACGCCACCCTCACCTGGCAGGGCTACGGCCATCCGGTGTCCAACCACTCCGGCTGCGCGCAGCGAGCCGTGGTGGAGTACCTGAAGGACGCGAAGCTGCCCGCCGACGGCACCGCCTGCCCGGCCTGA
- a CDS encoding glycosyltransferase family 87 protein gives MLLRQLEPRTARTTAEVIKFALWPLAVMTVLNRVLIKAVNGFVTDDYRPVYQASLDFLNGRAVYTANFDSVDPHYLYPPSGTLLIAPIAIIDYEKSRWLFILLNAVAILIAWYLLLRLFKYTLKSVAAPALLLAMFMSETVINTLVFTNVNGCLLLAELLFIMLLLQRKDLWSGAILGLTIAVKPTLAPLLLIAAARGQWKVFITALGVPLALNAIAWPLMKDASAFLTRTGPYILETRDYFNSAISGNAEYFGLPPWLTWTMRLAMCVVVALTLWLLYRYYREDELFFVCTSSGVLLIASWLLSSLGQMYYSMLVFPFLMTVVLRNSVLRNWPAWLAIFGFLSYDKWLSDRWQSLGRNIEYLRITFGWGLLLIVVFCVLGDRYLAARREGRLKFGIDPAWMATAPDPRGPAAPASVTSADTERAGSSAPLVDPARDHSATSHNNTATAEDKRITVE, from the coding sequence GTGTTACTTCGACAGCTCGAGCCCCGGACAGCTCGCACCACCGCCGAGGTGATCAAGTTCGCACTGTGGCCGCTTGCGGTCATGACCGTGCTGAACAGGGTCCTCATCAAGGCTGTCAACGGTTTCGTCACAGACGATTACCGGCCCGTCTACCAGGCGTCGCTGGACTTCCTCAACGGGCGTGCGGTCTACACGGCCAATTTCGATTCGGTCGATCCGCACTACCTGTATCCGCCCAGTGGCACCCTGCTGATCGCGCCGATCGCGATCATCGACTACGAGAAGTCGCGCTGGCTGTTCATCCTGCTGAACGCGGTCGCCATCCTGATCGCCTGGTACCTGCTGCTGCGGCTGTTCAAGTACACGCTGAAGTCGGTCGCCGCGCCCGCACTGCTGCTGGCGATGTTCATGTCCGAGACGGTGATCAACACGTTGGTCTTCACCAACGTCAATGGATGCCTGCTGCTGGCCGAGCTGCTGTTCATCATGCTGCTGTTGCAACGGAAGGATCTGTGGTCCGGGGCGATACTCGGCTTGACGATCGCGGTCAAACCCACGCTCGCGCCGCTGTTGCTGATCGCCGCCGCACGCGGGCAGTGGAAGGTGTTCATCACCGCGCTGGGCGTGCCGCTGGCGCTCAACGCGATCGCCTGGCCGCTGATGAAGGACGCCAGTGCCTTCCTGACCCGCACCGGCCCCTACATCCTGGAGACGCGCGACTACTTCAACAGCGCAATCTCCGGTAACGCCGAGTACTTCGGGCTGCCACCGTGGCTGACCTGGACCATGCGGCTGGCCATGTGCGTCGTCGTGGCGCTGACGCTGTGGCTGCTGTACCGGTACTACCGCGAAGACGAGCTGTTCTTCGTGTGCACGTCCTCGGGTGTGCTGCTGATCGCCTCGTGGCTGCTGTCGTCGCTGGGCCAGATGTACTACTCCATGCTGGTGTTCCCGTTCCTGATGACGGTGGTGCTGCGCAATTCGGTGCTGCGCAACTGGCCGGCCTGGCTCGCCATCTTCGGTTTCCTCAGCTACGACAAATGGCTGTCGGATCGCTGGCAGAGCCTCGGCCGAAATATCGAATACCTGCGCATCACCTTCGGCTGGGGTCTGCTGCTCATCGTGGTGTTCTGCGTGCTGGGCGACCGGTACCTGGCCGCGCGCCGGGAAGGGCGATTGAAGTTCGGCATCGATCCGGCATGGATGGCGACTGCACCGGATCCCCGCGGCCCCGCCGCACCGGCTTCGGTCACCTCCGCTGATACCGAGCGGGCAGGCTCATCTGCCCCGCTCGTAGACCCGGCACGCGATCACTCGGCCACCTCGCACAACAACACAGCGACGGCAGAGGACAAGCGCATTACCGTGGAGTGA
- the msrB gene encoding peptide-methionine (R)-S-oxide reductase MsrB, translating into MSSESDTSLPAPRIQLTPQEWKAKLSPEEFAVLREAGTERPFVGEYTDTKTEGVYTCRACGAELFRSTEKFESHCGWPSFFDPADSDAVILRADNSLGMRRVEVLCANCHSHLGHVFEGEGYQTPTDKRYCINSIALRLHPSDTATRQ; encoded by the coding sequence ATGAGCTCCGAATCGGATACCTCCCTGCCCGCCCCGCGGATCCAGCTGACGCCGCAGGAGTGGAAGGCCAAGCTGAGTCCCGAAGAGTTCGCGGTGCTGCGCGAGGCGGGCACCGAGCGGCCCTTCGTGGGCGAATACACCGACACCAAGACCGAGGGTGTCTACACCTGCCGGGCCTGCGGTGCCGAACTGTTCCGCAGTACGGAAAAGTTCGAATCGCACTGCGGCTGGCCGTCGTTCTTCGATCCGGCCGACTCCGACGCGGTGATCCTGCGAGCGGACAATTCGCTCGGCATGCGCCGGGTCGAGGTGCTGTGCGCGAACTGCCACAGCCATCTCGGGCACGTCTTCGAGGGCGAGGGCTATCAGACGCCCACCGACAAGCGTTACTGCATCAATTCCATCGCGTTGCGACTGCACCCCTCGGACACCGCAACCCGCCAGTAA
- the hemQ gene encoding hydrogen peroxide-dependent heme synthase yields the protein MARLDYQALNSTIRYLMFSVFQVQPGALGEDREAAIKEARAYFDGLEDRGVVLRGIYDVAGLRADADFMLWTHAERVEDLQAVYADFRRTTTLGKASAPVWSNVAIHRPAEFNKSHIPAFLAGEDPGAYICVYPFVRSYEWYLLPDDERRKMLADHGKAARTYPDVRANTVSSFALGDYEWILAFEAPELHRIVDLMRDLRATEARLHVREEVPFFTGPRVDVEQLITALP from the coding sequence ATGGCGCGACTCGATTACCAGGCTCTCAATTCGACCATCCGGTACCTGATGTTCTCGGTGTTCCAGGTGCAACCCGGTGCGCTGGGCGAGGACCGGGAAGCGGCGATCAAGGAGGCCCGCGCCTACTTCGATGGTCTGGAAGATCGCGGCGTGGTGCTGCGCGGCATCTACGACGTCGCGGGCCTGCGCGCCGACGCCGATTTCATGCTGTGGACCCACGCCGAACGCGTCGAGGACCTGCAAGCGGTCTACGCCGACTTCCGCCGCACCACCACGCTCGGCAAGGCCAGCGCCCCGGTGTGGAGCAATGTGGCCATCCACCGGCCCGCCGAATTCAACAAGAGTCACATCCCGGCGTTCCTGGCCGGGGAGGACCCGGGCGCCTACATCTGCGTCTACCCGTTCGTGCGCTCCTACGAGTGGTACCTGCTGCCCGACGACGAGCGCCGCAAGATGCTCGCCGACCACGGCAAGGCCGCCCGCACCTACCCGGATGTGCGCGCCAACACCGTCAGTTCGTTCGCCCTCGGCGACTACGAGTGGATCCTGGCCTTCGAGGCCCCGGAGCTGCACCGCATCGTCGATCTGATGCGTGACCTGCGCGCCACCGAGGCCCGCCTGCACGTGCGCGAGGAAGTGCCGTTCTTCACCGGCCCGCGCGTCGACGTCGAGCAGCTGATCACCGCGCTGCCCTGA
- a CDS encoding ArsR/SmtB family transcription factor yields the protein METSLHHDALARFGHALSDPTRTRILLSLREAPGYPSDLAEQIGVSRQILSNHLACLRGCGLVVAVPEGRRSRYELADARIAAALTDLLGLVLVVDPACCPAADAEECC from the coding sequence GTGGAGACTTCGCTGCATCACGACGCGCTGGCCCGCTTCGGTCATGCGCTCTCCGATCCGACCCGCACCCGGATCCTGTTGAGCTTGCGCGAGGCCCCCGGCTATCCCTCGGACCTGGCCGAGCAGATCGGGGTGAGCAGGCAGATCCTGTCGAACCACCTCGCTTGCCTGCGCGGATGCGGTTTGGTCGTCGCGGTTCCCGAGGGGCGGCGCAGCCGGTACGAACTGGCCGACGCCCGGATCGCGGCCGCGTTGACCGACCTGCTCGGCCTGGTGCTGGTGGTCGACCCCGCGTGCTGCCCGGCCGCGGACGCCGAGGAGTGCTGCTGA
- a CDS encoding cation diffusion facilitator family transporter, with translation MASLGVPSVAAGPSAARKAVLARRIRWFVAATISYNVIEAIIALTEGARVSSTALIGFGLDSVIEVASAAAVAWQFAGRDPEKREQIALRVIALSFFALAAYVTVESVRGLLGIGEAEHSPIGLALAAVSLAVMPVLSWAQRRAGRELGSASAVADSKQTLLCTYLSAVLLIGLLLNSAFGWSWADPIAALVIAGIAVKEGRNAWRGEACCAVPAGGLGTSGTARHDCDCCED, from the coding sequence ATGGCTTCGCTGGGCGTGCCCTCCGTCGCTGCCGGACCGAGCGCGGCACGGAAAGCGGTGCTGGCGCGGCGAATCCGCTGGTTCGTCGCCGCGACCATCTCCTACAACGTGATCGAGGCGATCATCGCGCTCACCGAGGGCGCGCGCGTGTCGTCGACCGCGCTGATCGGGTTCGGACTGGATTCGGTGATCGAGGTGGCTTCGGCCGCGGCGGTGGCGTGGCAGTTCGCGGGGCGCGACCCCGAGAAACGCGAGCAGATCGCGCTGCGCGTCATCGCGCTGTCGTTCTTCGCCCTCGCCGCCTACGTCACGGTCGAATCGGTCCGGGGACTGCTCGGCATAGGCGAGGCCGAACACTCCCCCATCGGCCTCGCGCTCGCGGCGGTGAGCCTGGCGGTCATGCCGGTGCTGTCGTGGGCCCAGCGCCGGGCCGGCCGCGAACTCGGCTCTGCCTCCGCCGTCGCCGACTCCAAACAGACCCTGCTGTGCACTTACCTCTCGGCGGTGCTGCTGATCGGCCTGCTCCTCAACAGCGCGTTCGGCTGGTCGTGGGCCGACCCGATCGCCGCACTGGTCATCGCCGGTATTGCCGTGAAGGAAGGCCGCAACGCCTGGAGGGGCGAGGCGTGCTGTGCCGTACCGGCGGGCGGCCTCGGCACGAGCGGGACCGCTCGGCACGACTGCGACTGCTGCGAGGACTGA
- a CDS encoding protoporphyrinogen oxidase, whose translation MRIAVAGGGISGVVSAYRLRGLLGPDAEIIVIERGERLGGILYTGEINGDPVDLGAEAFVGRRPEVIELLSELGLDDQLVRPAGLRPLIWSAGRTHALPARTLMGIPSDAESLRGLVSEQTLEWVATEPERPFSWRPGSDIDVHSLVTDRFGAEVADRSVDPLLGGVYAGSSRSIGVRAALPTLAAALDKGAPNLTAAVTAALPPPSDAPVFGGIRDGYRVLLEALAERSGAKFVTGEASELARTATGWRLDPLGEVDAVILATPAPVTARLLADEAPAASSALAGIELSSSAVVALALPRDTPLPQNSGILVATGEPLSAKAFTLSSRKWPHLAARDIALVRASFGKFGDDAVLAWPDGELVAAAVADLSTVTGVPIAPLSATVQRWPGALAQYAPGHTTRIAEIESAAAEFDTLAITGAYLHGVGVPACVASATSAAQHIAAALS comes from the coding sequence ATGAGAATCGCGGTCGCCGGCGGTGGCATCAGTGGTGTGGTCTCGGCGTATCGGCTGCGTGGCCTGCTCGGGCCGGACGCCGAGATCATCGTGATCGAGCGGGGGGAGCGGCTCGGGGGGATCCTCTACACCGGCGAGATCAACGGAGACCCAGTGGATCTGGGCGCGGAGGCCTTTGTCGGGCGACGGCCCGAGGTGATCGAGCTGCTGTCGGAACTCGGACTCGACGATCAATTGGTGCGGCCCGCCGGATTGCGTCCGCTGATCTGGTCCGCGGGGCGCACCCACGCGTTGCCGGCGCGGACGCTGATGGGCATCCCGTCCGATGCCGAATCACTGCGCGGGTTGGTGTCGGAGCAGACCCTCGAGTGGGTCGCCACCGAACCCGAACGGCCGTTCAGCTGGCGGCCGGGTTCGGATATCGACGTGCACAGCCTGGTCACCGACCGCTTCGGCGCCGAAGTCGCCGATCGCAGCGTGGACCCGCTGCTGGGCGGGGTGTATGCGGGCAGCTCACGATCCATCGGCGTGCGCGCGGCGCTGCCCACCCTCGCCGCCGCCCTGGACAAGGGCGCACCCAACTTGACCGCCGCGGTCACCGCCGCCCTGCCGCCGCCGTCGGACGCGCCGGTCTTCGGTGGTATCCGCGATGGGTACCGGGTGCTGCTCGAAGCGCTCGCCGAACGCTCCGGTGCGAAGTTCGTGACCGGCGAAGCGAGCGAACTCGCCCGGACCGCCACGGGATGGCGGCTCGACCCACTGGGTGAGGTCGACGCCGTCATCCTCGCCACCCCCGCGCCCGTGACGGCCCGCCTGCTCGCGGACGAAGCGCCCGCAGCGTCGTCCGCCCTCGCCGGGATCGAGCTGTCCTCCTCCGCGGTGGTCGCGCTCGCCCTGCCGCGTGACACCCCACTGCCGCAGAACTCCGGCATCCTCGTCGCCACCGGAGAACCGTTGAGCGCCAAGGCGTTCACGCTGTCGAGCCGCAAATGGCCGCACCTTGCCGCCCGCGACATCGCACTCGTGCGCGCCTCCTTCGGCAAGTTCGGCGACGACGCGGTGCTGGCCTGGCCGGACGGTGAACTCGTCGCCGCCGCCGTCGCCGATCTGTCCACCGTCACCGGCGTCCCCATCGCACCGCTGTCGGCCACGGTGCAACGCTGGCCCGGAGCCCTCGCGCAATACGCTCCAGGCCACACCACCCGCATCGCCGAGATCGAGTCCGCCGCGGCCGAATTCGACACTCTGGCGATCACCGGCGCCTACCTGCACGGCGTCGGCGTGCCCGCCTGCGTGGCGTCGGCGACCTCCGCCGCTCAGCACATCGCCGCAGCGTTGAGCTGA
- a CDS encoding globin domain-containing protein, with protein MNTDSVVRAEPELNAEHAETIRATLPLVGAHIDEITTAFYRRLFGNHPELIRDLFNRGNQAQGSQQRALAASVAAFATYLVDPLLPHPAAMLSRIGHKHASLGITADQYQVVHDNLFAAIVEVLGADVVTEPVAAAWDRVYWLMADALIDLEKQLYVSAGVEPGDVFRDAVVVHRDDDPAGAAVFTVESADPAVTFPEFLPGQYVSVGVRLPDGARQLRQYSLVNNPGEGRLAFAVKRVEAVAGCPAGEVSNWLHDHIAAGDRLEITLPFGDLTIDTDATTPLVLISAGIGITPMIGALEYLAAHGTTRTILVLHADRTPRTHPLADRMRALIARLDSATLELWYQDDAGDARQGLLDLSGITLPVEADIYVCGADGFLDAVRAQLSAHGVPADQIHIEQFTPTDWRTGACPA; from the coding sequence GTGAACACCGACAGCGTCGTCCGTGCCGAACCCGAACTGAACGCCGAGCATGCCGAAACGATCCGCGCCACCCTGCCGTTGGTCGGCGCCCACATCGACGAGATCACCACAGCCTTCTACCGGCGGCTGTTCGGCAACCATCCCGAGTTGATCCGCGACCTGTTCAATCGCGGCAACCAGGCGCAGGGCTCCCAGCAGCGCGCGCTTGCCGCCTCCGTCGCGGCGTTCGCCACCTACCTGGTCGACCCACTGCTGCCGCATCCGGCGGCGATGCTGTCGCGGATCGGGCACAAGCACGCCTCCCTGGGGATCACCGCCGACCAGTACCAGGTGGTGCACGACAATCTGTTCGCCGCGATCGTGGAGGTTCTCGGCGCCGACGTGGTCACCGAGCCGGTGGCGGCGGCCTGGGACCGGGTGTACTGGCTGATGGCGGATGCGCTGATCGACCTGGAGAAGCAGCTCTACGTTTCGGCCGGGGTCGAGCCCGGTGATGTTTTCCGGGACGCGGTGGTGGTGCACCGTGACGACGATCCGGCCGGTGCCGCCGTCTTCACCGTGGAGTCCGCCGACCCCGCCGTCACCTTCCCGGAATTCCTGCCGGGTCAATACGTTTCGGTCGGGGTGCGGCTGCCCGACGGCGCTCGCCAGCTGCGCCAATACAGCCTGGTGAACAATCCGGGCGAGGGCAGGCTGGCATTCGCGGTCAAGCGGGTCGAGGCCGTCGCCGGCTGCCCCGCCGGTGAGGTGTCGAACTGGTTGCACGACCACATCGCGGCGGGTGACCGCCTGGAGATCACCTTGCCCTTCGGCGACCTGACCATCGACACCGACGCCACCACTCCGCTGGTGCTCATCTCCGCCGGGATCGGCATCACCCCGATGATCGGCGCCCTCGAATACCTGGCCGCCCACGGTACGACCCGCACGATCCTGGTGCTGCATGCCGACCGCACCCCGCGCACGCACCCGCTGGCCGACCGCATGCGCGCCCTGATCGCCCGACTGGATTCGGCCACCCTCGAGCTCTGGTACCAGGACGATGCGGGCGACGCCCGGCAGGGACTGCTCGATCTGTCGGGGATCACCCTCCCCGTCGAGGCCGACATCTACGTCTGCGGCGCCGACGGCTTCCTCGATGCGGTCCGCGCCCAGCTCTCGGCTCACGGCGTCCCCGCCGACCAGATCCACATCGAGCAGTTCACCCCGACCGACTGGCGGACCGGAGCATGCCCCGCGTGA
- a CDS encoding RrF2 family transcriptional regulator: MQLTRFTDIGLRALMRLAVSDEADNRVTTRLIARQVNASEHHVAKAVTRLVDLGFVQAQRGRSGGLFITEAGRGASVGALVRALENDREVVLCEGDHPCPLAGSCRLRRILAEAKEAFYRELDRYTVTDLVTGPTVELLHLLTVGSVGGSSEVKENQ; the protein is encoded by the coding sequence ATGCAGCTGACTCGCTTCACCGATATCGGGCTCCGGGCCCTGATGCGGTTGGCGGTGAGTGACGAGGCCGACAACCGGGTCACCACCCGGCTGATCGCCCGGCAGGTCAACGCGTCCGAACATCATGTGGCGAAAGCGGTGACGCGGCTGGTCGATCTGGGTTTCGTGCAGGCGCAGCGCGGCCGCTCCGGTGGATTGTTCATCACCGAAGCCGGACGCGGCGCGTCGGTCGGCGCCTTGGTGCGTGCACTGGAAAACGATCGCGAAGTCGTGCTGTGCGAGGGCGATCATCCGTGCCCGCTGGCCGGTTCCTGCCGGTTGCGCCGAATTCTCGCCGAGGCCAAGGAAGCGTTCTATCGGGAATTGGACCGATACACCGTCACCGATCTCGTCACCGGGCCGACGGTCGAATTGCTGCATCTGCTCACCGTGGGATCGGTGGGCGGTAGTTCCGAGGTAAAGGAAAATCAGTGA